The Carassius auratus strain Wakin unplaced genomic scaffold, ASM336829v1 scaf_tig00012155, whole genome shotgun sequence genome contains a region encoding:
- the LOC113073434 gene encoding cold shock domain-containing protein E1-like isoform X6 — protein MEASDTPVAAPSPSTSSQPIPRSASVSCHVSRASGGKKQKRTPLYQRSMSFDPSLLHNNGHGGFANGTSMGIRETGVVEKLLASYGFIQCSERQARLFFHCSQYNGNLQELKIGDDVEFEVSSDRRTGKPVAVKLVKIKAEMLPEERISGQVGPDLHASPLTVLHGFIHPVVSAIPSHLDGKSAPGQVPTGSVCYERNGEVFYLTYTPEDIEGNVNLDTGDKVSFYMETNKHTGAVSAHNIVLVKKKQSRCQGVVCATKEAFGFIERGDVVKEIFFHYSEFKGDLEALQAGDDVEFTIKERNGKEVATDVRLLPQGTVIFEDISIETFEGTVTKVIPKVLTKNQNDPLPGRISARINFTDKELLFGEKDTKSKVTLLEGDHVQFNISTDRRDKLERATNIDILPGTFHFTKESREMGVIAAMRDGFGFIKCVDRDARMFFHFSEVLEESQLHISDEVEFTVVPDMLSAQRNHAVRIKKLPKGTVSFHTQSELRFVGVVEKEAVPATTTKSSSPSKGKEKKKDKGKVEKEAEEGLIAYEESGVKNTLPYYIKDLEGGAYPQVGDKVEFSISEVKRTGQQSAVSLKILNRAVGTKRLQGYIATLKDNFGFIETSNHDQEIFFHYSEVCGDVDNMDLGDTVEYTLSKGKGNKISAEKVTKVAAVNDLGEDVSNTVFLGKVVRPIRSVDPSQTDYQGLIELTEEEASKDQSYPFGIVGMANKGDCLQKGEMVKFQLCTVAQTGQKMACNIVPQRRALVECVKDQFGFITYEVGESKKLFFHVKEVQDGLELQAGDEVEFSVILNQRTGKCSACNVRRVSEGPKPVATPRPDRLVNRLKSITLDDTNAPRLVIIRQPRGPDNSKGFNVERKPRQPGVTD, from the exons ATGGAGGCCTCTGATACCCCTGTTGCTGCCCCTTCCCCTTCCACCTCAAGCCAACCAATCCCCCGCTCCGCTTCAGTCTCATGCCATGTTTCTCGTGCATCAGGGGGCAAAAAGCAAAAGCGGACCCCCTTATATCAGCGATCC ATGAGTTTTGACCCCAGTCTGCTGCATAATAATGGCCATGGTGGCTTTGCCAATGGAACAAGCATGGGCATTCGTGAGACGGGAGTAGTTGAAAAGCTGCTAGCATCATATGGCTTCATTCAGTGCTCTGAGAGACAGGCCCGCCTCTTCTTCCACTGCTCTCAGTACAACGGCAACTTGCAGGAGCTAAAGATTGGAG ATGATGTGGAGTTTGAGGTGTCGTCTGATAGACGCACTGGCAAACCAGTTGCGGTGAAGCTGGTAAAAATCAAGGCAGAAATGTTGCCAGAAGAGCGAATTTCTGGGCAGGTGGGGCCTGACTTGCACGCCTCTCCTTTAACTGTGCTGCATGGTTTTATTCATCCA GTAGTGTCAGCTATCCCTTCTCACTTGGATGGGAAGTCCGCACCTGGCCAAGTGCCCACAGGCAGTGTGTGTTATGAGAGGAATGGA GAAGTGTTTTATTTGACCTATACCCCTGAGGATATTGAAGGCAATGTCAATTTAGATACTGGAGATAAAGTCAGTTTTTACATGGAAACCAACAAGCA TACTGGTGCTGTTAGTGCTCACAACATTGTATTGGTAAAGAAGAAACAGTCAAGATGTCAGGGAGTCGTTTGTGCTACCAAG GAGGCCTTTGGATTCATTGAACGAGGGGATGTTGTGAAAGAGATCTTCTTCCACTACAGTGAGTTTAAAGGAGATCTGGAGGCTCTACAAGCTGGAGATGATGTGGAATTCACcattaaagaaagaaat GGCAAGGAAGTGGCCACAGATGTGAGACTGTTGCCTCAGGGCACTGTTATATTTGAGGACATCAGTATTGAAACTTTCGAGGGCACTGTCACCAAGGTTATTCCCAAGGTTCTCACCAAGAATCAG aACGACCCGCTGCCGGGGCGAATCAGTGCCAGAATTAATTTCACTGACAAAGAGCTGCTATTCGGGGAGAAGGACACCAAGTCCAAAGTGACGCTGCTGGAGGGTGACCATGTCCAATTCAATATATCCACCGACCGTCGAGACAAACTGGAGAGAGCGACAAACATCGACATCCTCCCTGGCACTTTCCATTTCACAAAGGAGAGTCGTGAAATG GGTGTGATAGCTGCCATGCGTGATGGTTTTGGATTCATCAAATGTGTGGACCGTGATGCCCGAATGTTCTTCCATTTCAGCGAAGTTCTGGAAGAGAGCCAACTGCACATTTCTGATGAAGTGGAATTCACTGTTGTCCCT GACATGTTGTCTGCCCAAAGGAACCATGCCGTGAGAATCAAAAAGCTGCCCAAGGGCACAGTGTCGTTCCACACTCAATCTGAGCTGCGTTTTGTGGGTGTGGTGGAGAAAGAAGCTGTGCCTGCTACCACCACCAAGAGCTCCAGCCCCAGCAAGGGCAAAGAGAAG AAAAAAGACAAG GGTAAAGTTGAAAAG GAAGCAGAGGAAGGCTTGATTGCGTATGAAGAAAGTGGAGTGAAGAACACTCTTCCCTACTATATTAAGGACCTAGAGGGAGGTGCTTACCCACAGGTTGGAGACAAG GTGGAGTTCTCCATCAGTGAGGTGAAACGCACCGGACAGCAAAGTGCAGTGTCCCTCAAGATCCTAAATCGTGCTGTAGGCACCAAGAGGCTTCAGGGATACATAGCAACACTGAAGGATAACTTTGGCTTCATAGAAACCTCCAATCATGACCAGGAGATATTTTTCCACTACAG TGAGGTGTGTGGGGATGTGGATAATATGGACCTGGGAGATACAGTGGAGTACACACTATCCAAGGGCAAAGGAAACAAAATCAGTGCTGAAAAGGTCACCAAAGTTGCAGCTG tgaatGATCTAGGAGAAGATGTGAGTAATACAGTGTTCCTGGGGAAAGTGGTTCGGCCCATACGCAGTGTGGACCCTTCTCAGACTGATTATCAAGGCCTTATTGAACTCACAGAGGAAG AAGCCAGCAAGGATCAGAGTTATCCTTTCGGCATCGTTGGTATGGCCAATAAAGGTGACTGTCTACAGAAGGGTGAGATGGTCAAGTTTCAGTTGTGTACAGTGGCCCAGACAGGACAAAAGATGGCCTGCAATATTGTGCCTCAGCGTAGAGCCCTGGTGGAGTGCGTCAAAGATCAG TTTGGTTTCATCACATACGAAGTTGGAGAGAGCAAGAAGCTGTTTTTCCATGTGAAGGAGGTTCAGGATGGTCTGGAGCTCCAGGCCGGTGATGAAGTGGAGTTTTCAGTTATCCTGAACCAACGCACAGGCAAATGCAGTGCCTGCAATGTTCGCAGAGTCAG tGAGGGTCCAAAGCCAGTAGCAACACCTCGACCTGACAGACTGGTCAATCGCTTGAAGAGCATCACTCTTGATGACACCAACGCCCCTCGTCTCGTTATTATCAGACAGCCTCGTGGCCCAGACAATTCTAAG GGCTTCAATGTTGAGAGGAAACCCCGCCAACCTGGTGTTACTGACTGA
- the LOC113073434 gene encoding cold shock domain-containing protein E1-like isoform X4, producing the protein MGSPWKGFVEFTLPASPPAAFVSADLNSTSPVGLSLSPYDRSCPTTPYLHLKMEASDTPVAAPSPSTSSQPIPRSASVSCHVSRASGGKKQKRTPLYQRSMSFDPSLLHNNGHGGFANGTSMGIRETGVVEKLLASYGFIQCSERQARLFFHCSQYNGNLQELKIGDDVEFEVSSDRRTGKPVAVKLVKIKAEMLPEERISGQVVSAIPSHLDGKSAPGQVPTGSVCYERNGEVFYLTYTPEDIEGNVNLDTGDKVSFYMETNKHTGAVSAHNIVLVKKKQSRCQGVVCATKEAFGFIERGDVVKEIFFHYSEFKGDLEALQAGDDVEFTIKERNGKEVATDVRLLPQGTVIFEDISIETFEGTVTKVIPKVLTKNQNDPLPGRISARINFTDKELLFGEKDTKSKVTLLEGDHVQFNISTDRRDKLERATNIDILPGTFHFTKESREMGVIAAMRDGFGFIKCVDRDARMFFHFSEVLEESQLHISDEVEFTVVPDMLSAQRNHAVRIKKLPKGTVSFHTQSELRFVGVVEKEAVPATTTKSSSPSKGKEKKKDKGKVEKEAEEGLIAYEESGVKNTLPYYIKDLEGGAYPQVGDKVEFSISEVKRTGQQSAVSLKILNRAVGTKRLQGYIATLKDNFGFIETSNHDQEIFFHYSEVCGDVDNMDLGDTVEYTLSKGKGNKISAEKVTKVAAVNDLGEDVSNTVFLGKVVRPIRSVDPSQTDYQGLIELTEEEASKDQSYPFGIVGMANKGDCLQKGEMVKFQLCTVAQTGQKMACNIVPQRRALVECVKDQFGFITYEVGESKKLFFHVKEVQDGLELQAGDEVEFSVILNQRTGKCSACNVRRVSEGPKPVATPRPDRLVNRLKSITLDDTNAPRLVIIRQPRGPDNSKGFNVERKPRQPGVTD; encoded by the exons ATGGGTAGTCCCTGGAAAGGTTTTGTCGAGTTTACCTTGCCGGCGTCACCACCTGCAGCGTTCGTTAGTGCTGACCTGAACAGCACCTCACCTGTCGGGCTCAGCCTGTCACCCTACGACCGATCT TGTCCTACCACCCCTTACCTTCACCTGAAGATGGAGGCCTCTGATACCCCTGTTGCTGCCCCTTCCCCTTCCACCTCAAGCCAACCAATCCCCCGCTCCGCTTCAGTCTCATGCCATGTTTCTCGTGCATCAGGGGGCAAAAAGCAAAAGCGGACCCCCTTATATCAGCGATCC ATGAGTTTTGACCCCAGTCTGCTGCATAATAATGGCCATGGTGGCTTTGCCAATGGAACAAGCATGGGCATTCGTGAGACGGGAGTAGTTGAAAAGCTGCTAGCATCATATGGCTTCATTCAGTGCTCTGAGAGACAGGCCCGCCTCTTCTTCCACTGCTCTCAGTACAACGGCAACTTGCAGGAGCTAAAGATTGGAG ATGATGTGGAGTTTGAGGTGTCGTCTGATAGACGCACTGGCAAACCAGTTGCGGTGAAGCTGGTAAAAATCAAGGCAGAAATGTTGCCAGAAGAGCGAATTTCTGGGCAG GTAGTGTCAGCTATCCCTTCTCACTTGGATGGGAAGTCCGCACCTGGCCAAGTGCCCACAGGCAGTGTGTGTTATGAGAGGAATGGA GAAGTGTTTTATTTGACCTATACCCCTGAGGATATTGAAGGCAATGTCAATTTAGATACTGGAGATAAAGTCAGTTTTTACATGGAAACCAACAAGCA TACTGGTGCTGTTAGTGCTCACAACATTGTATTGGTAAAGAAGAAACAGTCAAGATGTCAGGGAGTCGTTTGTGCTACCAAG GAGGCCTTTGGATTCATTGAACGAGGGGATGTTGTGAAAGAGATCTTCTTCCACTACAGTGAGTTTAAAGGAGATCTGGAGGCTCTACAAGCTGGAGATGATGTGGAATTCACcattaaagaaagaaat GGCAAGGAAGTGGCCACAGATGTGAGACTGTTGCCTCAGGGCACTGTTATATTTGAGGACATCAGTATTGAAACTTTCGAGGGCACTGTCACCAAGGTTATTCCCAAGGTTCTCACCAAGAATCAG aACGACCCGCTGCCGGGGCGAATCAGTGCCAGAATTAATTTCACTGACAAAGAGCTGCTATTCGGGGAGAAGGACACCAAGTCCAAAGTGACGCTGCTGGAGGGTGACCATGTCCAATTCAATATATCCACCGACCGTCGAGACAAACTGGAGAGAGCGACAAACATCGACATCCTCCCTGGCACTTTCCATTTCACAAAGGAGAGTCGTGAAATG GGTGTGATAGCTGCCATGCGTGATGGTTTTGGATTCATCAAATGTGTGGACCGTGATGCCCGAATGTTCTTCCATTTCAGCGAAGTTCTGGAAGAGAGCCAACTGCACATTTCTGATGAAGTGGAATTCACTGTTGTCCCT GACATGTTGTCTGCCCAAAGGAACCATGCCGTGAGAATCAAAAAGCTGCCCAAGGGCACAGTGTCGTTCCACACTCAATCTGAGCTGCGTTTTGTGGGTGTGGTGGAGAAAGAAGCTGTGCCTGCTACCACCACCAAGAGCTCCAGCCCCAGCAAGGGCAAAGAGAAG AAAAAAGACAAG GGTAAAGTTGAAAAG GAAGCAGAGGAAGGCTTGATTGCGTATGAAGAAAGTGGAGTGAAGAACACTCTTCCCTACTATATTAAGGACCTAGAGGGAGGTGCTTACCCACAGGTTGGAGACAAG GTGGAGTTCTCCATCAGTGAGGTGAAACGCACCGGACAGCAAAGTGCAGTGTCCCTCAAGATCCTAAATCGTGCTGTAGGCACCAAGAGGCTTCAGGGATACATAGCAACACTGAAGGATAACTTTGGCTTCATAGAAACCTCCAATCATGACCAGGAGATATTTTTCCACTACAG TGAGGTGTGTGGGGATGTGGATAATATGGACCTGGGAGATACAGTGGAGTACACACTATCCAAGGGCAAAGGAAACAAAATCAGTGCTGAAAAGGTCACCAAAGTTGCAGCTG tgaatGATCTAGGAGAAGATGTGAGTAATACAGTGTTCCTGGGGAAAGTGGTTCGGCCCATACGCAGTGTGGACCCTTCTCAGACTGATTATCAAGGCCTTATTGAACTCACAGAGGAAG AAGCCAGCAAGGATCAGAGTTATCCTTTCGGCATCGTTGGTATGGCCAATAAAGGTGACTGTCTACAGAAGGGTGAGATGGTCAAGTTTCAGTTGTGTACAGTGGCCCAGACAGGACAAAAGATGGCCTGCAATATTGTGCCTCAGCGTAGAGCCCTGGTGGAGTGCGTCAAAGATCAG TTTGGTTTCATCACATACGAAGTTGGAGAGAGCAAGAAGCTGTTTTTCCATGTGAAGGAGGTTCAGGATGGTCTGGAGCTCCAGGCCGGTGATGAAGTGGAGTTTTCAGTTATCCTGAACCAACGCACAGGCAAATGCAGTGCCTGCAATGTTCGCAGAGTCAG tGAGGGTCCAAAGCCAGTAGCAACACCTCGACCTGACAGACTGGTCAATCGCTTGAAGAGCATCACTCTTGATGACACCAACGCCCCTCGTCTCGTTATTATCAGACAGCCTCGTGGCCCAGACAATTCTAAG GGCTTCAATGTTGAGAGGAAACCCCGCCAACCTGGTGTTACTGACTGA
- the LOC113073434 gene encoding cold shock domain-containing protein E1-like isoform X7 has translation MGSPWKGFVEFTLPASPPAAFVSADLNSTSPVGLSLSPYDRSMSFDPSLLHNNGHGGFANGTSMGIRETGVVEKLLASYGFIQCSERQARLFFHCSQYNGNLQELKIGDDVEFEVSSDRRTGKPVAVKLVKIKAEMLPEERISGQVGPDLHASPLTVLHGFIHPVVSAIPSHLDGKSAPGQVPTGSVCYERNGEVFYLTYTPEDIEGNVNLDTGDKVSFYMETNKHTGAVSAHNIVLVKKKQSRCQGVVCATKEAFGFIERGDVVKEIFFHYSEFKGDLEALQAGDDVEFTIKERNGKEVATDVRLLPQGTVIFEDISIETFEGTVTKVIPKVLTKNQNDPLPGRISARINFTDKELLFGEKDTKSKVTLLEGDHVQFNISTDRRDKLERATNIDILPGTFHFTKESREMGVIAAMRDGFGFIKCVDRDARMFFHFSEVLEESQLHISDEVEFTVVPDMLSAQRNHAVRIKKLPKGTVSFHTQSELRFVGVVEKEAVPATTTKSSSPSKGKEKKKDKGKVEKEAEEGLIAYEESGVKNTLPYYIKDLEGGAYPQVGDKVEFSISEVKRTGQQSAVSLKILNRAVGTKRLQGYIATLKDNFGFIETSNHDQEIFFHYSEVCGDVDNMDLGDTVEYTLSKGKGNKISAEKVTKVAAVNDLGEDVSNTVFLGKVVRPIRSVDPSQTDYQGLIELTEEEASKDQSYPFGIVGMANKGDCLQKGEMVKFQLCTVAQTGQKMACNIVPQRRALVECVKDQFGFITYEVGESKKLFFHVKEVQDGLELQAGDEVEFSVILNQRTGKCSACNVRRVSEGPKPVATPRPDRLVNRLKSITLDDTNAPRLVIIRQPRGPDNSKGFNVERKPRQPGVTD, from the exons ATGGGTAGTCCCTGGAAAGGTTTTGTCGAGTTTACCTTGCCGGCGTCACCACCTGCAGCGTTCGTTAGTGCTGACCTGAACAGCACCTCACCTGTCGGGCTCAGCCTGTCACCCTACGACCGATCT ATGAGTTTTGACCCCAGTCTGCTGCATAATAATGGCCATGGTGGCTTTGCCAATGGAACAAGCATGGGCATTCGTGAGACGGGAGTAGTTGAAAAGCTGCTAGCATCATATGGCTTCATTCAGTGCTCTGAGAGACAGGCCCGCCTCTTCTTCCACTGCTCTCAGTACAACGGCAACTTGCAGGAGCTAAAGATTGGAG ATGATGTGGAGTTTGAGGTGTCGTCTGATAGACGCACTGGCAAACCAGTTGCGGTGAAGCTGGTAAAAATCAAGGCAGAAATGTTGCCAGAAGAGCGAATTTCTGGGCAGGTGGGGCCTGACTTGCACGCCTCTCCTTTAACTGTGCTGCATGGTTTTATTCATCCA GTAGTGTCAGCTATCCCTTCTCACTTGGATGGGAAGTCCGCACCTGGCCAAGTGCCCACAGGCAGTGTGTGTTATGAGAGGAATGGA GAAGTGTTTTATTTGACCTATACCCCTGAGGATATTGAAGGCAATGTCAATTTAGATACTGGAGATAAAGTCAGTTTTTACATGGAAACCAACAAGCA TACTGGTGCTGTTAGTGCTCACAACATTGTATTGGTAAAGAAGAAACAGTCAAGATGTCAGGGAGTCGTTTGTGCTACCAAG GAGGCCTTTGGATTCATTGAACGAGGGGATGTTGTGAAAGAGATCTTCTTCCACTACAGTGAGTTTAAAGGAGATCTGGAGGCTCTACAAGCTGGAGATGATGTGGAATTCACcattaaagaaagaaat GGCAAGGAAGTGGCCACAGATGTGAGACTGTTGCCTCAGGGCACTGTTATATTTGAGGACATCAGTATTGAAACTTTCGAGGGCACTGTCACCAAGGTTATTCCCAAGGTTCTCACCAAGAATCAG aACGACCCGCTGCCGGGGCGAATCAGTGCCAGAATTAATTTCACTGACAAAGAGCTGCTATTCGGGGAGAAGGACACCAAGTCCAAAGTGACGCTGCTGGAGGGTGACCATGTCCAATTCAATATATCCACCGACCGTCGAGACAAACTGGAGAGAGCGACAAACATCGACATCCTCCCTGGCACTTTCCATTTCACAAAGGAGAGTCGTGAAATG GGTGTGATAGCTGCCATGCGTGATGGTTTTGGATTCATCAAATGTGTGGACCGTGATGCCCGAATGTTCTTCCATTTCAGCGAAGTTCTGGAAGAGAGCCAACTGCACATTTCTGATGAAGTGGAATTCACTGTTGTCCCT GACATGTTGTCTGCCCAAAGGAACCATGCCGTGAGAATCAAAAAGCTGCCCAAGGGCACAGTGTCGTTCCACACTCAATCTGAGCTGCGTTTTGTGGGTGTGGTGGAGAAAGAAGCTGTGCCTGCTACCACCACCAAGAGCTCCAGCCCCAGCAAGGGCAAAGAGAAG AAAAAAGACAAG GGTAAAGTTGAAAAG GAAGCAGAGGAAGGCTTGATTGCGTATGAAGAAAGTGGAGTGAAGAACACTCTTCCCTACTATATTAAGGACCTAGAGGGAGGTGCTTACCCACAGGTTGGAGACAAG GTGGAGTTCTCCATCAGTGAGGTGAAACGCACCGGACAGCAAAGTGCAGTGTCCCTCAAGATCCTAAATCGTGCTGTAGGCACCAAGAGGCTTCAGGGATACATAGCAACACTGAAGGATAACTTTGGCTTCATAGAAACCTCCAATCATGACCAGGAGATATTTTTCCACTACAG TGAGGTGTGTGGGGATGTGGATAATATGGACCTGGGAGATACAGTGGAGTACACACTATCCAAGGGCAAAGGAAACAAAATCAGTGCTGAAAAGGTCACCAAAGTTGCAGCTG tgaatGATCTAGGAGAAGATGTGAGTAATACAGTGTTCCTGGGGAAAGTGGTTCGGCCCATACGCAGTGTGGACCCTTCTCAGACTGATTATCAAGGCCTTATTGAACTCACAGAGGAAG AAGCCAGCAAGGATCAGAGTTATCCTTTCGGCATCGTTGGTATGGCCAATAAAGGTGACTGTCTACAGAAGGGTGAGATGGTCAAGTTTCAGTTGTGTACAGTGGCCCAGACAGGACAAAAGATGGCCTGCAATATTGTGCCTCAGCGTAGAGCCCTGGTGGAGTGCGTCAAAGATCAG TTTGGTTTCATCACATACGAAGTTGGAGAGAGCAAGAAGCTGTTTTTCCATGTGAAGGAGGTTCAGGATGGTCTGGAGCTCCAGGCCGGTGATGAAGTGGAGTTTTCAGTTATCCTGAACCAACGCACAGGCAAATGCAGTGCCTGCAATGTTCGCAGAGTCAG tGAGGGTCCAAAGCCAGTAGCAACACCTCGACCTGACAGACTGGTCAATCGCTTGAAGAGCATCACTCTTGATGACACCAACGCCCCTCGTCTCGTTATTATCAGACAGCCTCGTGGCCCAGACAATTCTAAG GGCTTCAATGTTGAGAGGAAACCCCGCCAACCTGGTGTTACTGACTGA
- the LOC113073434 gene encoding cold shock domain-containing protein E1-like isoform X5, with amino-acid sequence MGSPWKGFVEFTLPASPPAAFVSADLNSTSPVGLSLSPYDRSCPTTPYLHLKMEASDTPVAAPSPSTSSQPIPRSASVSCHVSRASGGKKQKRTPLYQRSMSFDPSLLHNNGHGGFANGTSMGIRETGVVEKLLASYGFIQCSERQARLFFHCSQYNGNLQELKIGDDVEFEVSSDRRTGKPVAVKLVKIKAEMLPEERISGQVVSAIPSHLDGKSAPGQVPTGSVCYERNGEVFYLTYTPEDIEGNVNLDTGDKVSFYMETNKHTGAVSAHNIVLVKKKQSRCQGVVCATKEAFGFIERGDVVKEIFFHYSEFKGDLEALQAGDDVEFTIKERNGKEVATDVRLLPQGTVIFEDISIETFEGTVTKVIPKVLTKNQNDPLPGRISARINFTDKELLFGEKDTKSKVTLLEGDHVQFNISTDRRDKLERATNIDILPGTFHFTKESREMGVIAAMRDGFGFIKCVDRDARMFFHFSEVLEESQLHISDEVEFTVVPDMLSAQRNHAVRIKKLPKGTVSFHTQSELRFVGVVEKEAVPATTTKSSSPSKGKEKEAEEGLIAYEESGVKNTLPYYIKDLEGGAYPQVGDKVEFSISEVKRTGQQSAVSLKILNRAVGTKRLQGYIATLKDNFGFIETSNHDQEIFFHYSEVCGDVDNMDLGDTVEYTLSKGKGNKISAEKVTKVAAVNDLGEDVSNTVFLGKVVRPIRSVDPSQTDYQGLIELTEEEASKDQSYPFGIVGMANKGDCLQKGEMVKFQLCTVAQTGQKMACNIVPQRRALVECVKDQFGFITYEVGESKKLFFHVKEVQDGLELQAGDEVEFSVILNQRTGKCSACNVRRVSEGPKPVATPRPDRLVNRLKSITLDDTNAPRLVIIRQPRGPDNSKGFNVERKPRQPGVTD; translated from the exons ATGGGTAGTCCCTGGAAAGGTTTTGTCGAGTTTACCTTGCCGGCGTCACCACCTGCAGCGTTCGTTAGTGCTGACCTGAACAGCACCTCACCTGTCGGGCTCAGCCTGTCACCCTACGACCGATCT TGTCCTACCACCCCTTACCTTCACCTGAAGATGGAGGCCTCTGATACCCCTGTTGCTGCCCCTTCCCCTTCCACCTCAAGCCAACCAATCCCCCGCTCCGCTTCAGTCTCATGCCATGTTTCTCGTGCATCAGGGGGCAAAAAGCAAAAGCGGACCCCCTTATATCAGCGATCC ATGAGTTTTGACCCCAGTCTGCTGCATAATAATGGCCATGGTGGCTTTGCCAATGGAACAAGCATGGGCATTCGTGAGACGGGAGTAGTTGAAAAGCTGCTAGCATCATATGGCTTCATTCAGTGCTCTGAGAGACAGGCCCGCCTCTTCTTCCACTGCTCTCAGTACAACGGCAACTTGCAGGAGCTAAAGATTGGAG ATGATGTGGAGTTTGAGGTGTCGTCTGATAGACGCACTGGCAAACCAGTTGCGGTGAAGCTGGTAAAAATCAAGGCAGAAATGTTGCCAGAAGAGCGAATTTCTGGGCAG GTAGTGTCAGCTATCCCTTCTCACTTGGATGGGAAGTCCGCACCTGGCCAAGTGCCCACAGGCAGTGTGTGTTATGAGAGGAATGGA GAAGTGTTTTATTTGACCTATACCCCTGAGGATATTGAAGGCAATGTCAATTTAGATACTGGAGATAAAGTCAGTTTTTACATGGAAACCAACAAGCA TACTGGTGCTGTTAGTGCTCACAACATTGTATTGGTAAAGAAGAAACAGTCAAGATGTCAGGGAGTCGTTTGTGCTACCAAG GAGGCCTTTGGATTCATTGAACGAGGGGATGTTGTGAAAGAGATCTTCTTCCACTACAGTGAGTTTAAAGGAGATCTGGAGGCTCTACAAGCTGGAGATGATGTGGAATTCACcattaaagaaagaaat GGCAAGGAAGTGGCCACAGATGTGAGACTGTTGCCTCAGGGCACTGTTATATTTGAGGACATCAGTATTGAAACTTTCGAGGGCACTGTCACCAAGGTTATTCCCAAGGTTCTCACCAAGAATCAG aACGACCCGCTGCCGGGGCGAATCAGTGCCAGAATTAATTTCACTGACAAAGAGCTGCTATTCGGGGAGAAGGACACCAAGTCCAAAGTGACGCTGCTGGAGGGTGACCATGTCCAATTCAATATATCCACCGACCGTCGAGACAAACTGGAGAGAGCGACAAACATCGACATCCTCCCTGGCACTTTCCATTTCACAAAGGAGAGTCGTGAAATG GGTGTGATAGCTGCCATGCGTGATGGTTTTGGATTCATCAAATGTGTGGACCGTGATGCCCGAATGTTCTTCCATTTCAGCGAAGTTCTGGAAGAGAGCCAACTGCACATTTCTGATGAAGTGGAATTCACTGTTGTCCCT GACATGTTGTCTGCCCAAAGGAACCATGCCGTGAGAATCAAAAAGCTGCCCAAGGGCACAGTGTCGTTCCACACTCAATCTGAGCTGCGTTTTGTGGGTGTGGTGGAGAAAGAAGCTGTGCCTGCTACCACCACCAAGAGCTCCAGCCCCAGCAAGGGCAAAGAGAAG GAAGCAGAGGAAGGCTTGATTGCGTATGAAGAAAGTGGAGTGAAGAACACTCTTCCCTACTATATTAAGGACCTAGAGGGAGGTGCTTACCCACAGGTTGGAGACAAG GTGGAGTTCTCCATCAGTGAGGTGAAACGCACCGGACAGCAAAGTGCAGTGTCCCTCAAGATCCTAAATCGTGCTGTAGGCACCAAGAGGCTTCAGGGATACATAGCAACACTGAAGGATAACTTTGGCTTCATAGAAACCTCCAATCATGACCAGGAGATATTTTTCCACTACAG TGAGGTGTGTGGGGATGTGGATAATATGGACCTGGGAGATACAGTGGAGTACACACTATCCAAGGGCAAAGGAAACAAAATCAGTGCTGAAAAGGTCACCAAAGTTGCAGCTG tgaatGATCTAGGAGAAGATGTGAGTAATACAGTGTTCCTGGGGAAAGTGGTTCGGCCCATACGCAGTGTGGACCCTTCTCAGACTGATTATCAAGGCCTTATTGAACTCACAGAGGAAG AAGCCAGCAAGGATCAGAGTTATCCTTTCGGCATCGTTGGTATGGCCAATAAAGGTGACTGTCTACAGAAGGGTGAGATGGTCAAGTTTCAGTTGTGTACAGTGGCCCAGACAGGACAAAAGATGGCCTGCAATATTGTGCCTCAGCGTAGAGCCCTGGTGGAGTGCGTCAAAGATCAG TTTGGTTTCATCACATACGAAGTTGGAGAGAGCAAGAAGCTGTTTTTCCATGTGAAGGAGGTTCAGGATGGTCTGGAGCTCCAGGCCGGTGATGAAGTGGAGTTTTCAGTTATCCTGAACCAACGCACAGGCAAATGCAGTGCCTGCAATGTTCGCAGAGTCAG tGAGGGTCCAAAGCCAGTAGCAACACCTCGACCTGACAGACTGGTCAATCGCTTGAAGAGCATCACTCTTGATGACACCAACGCCCCTCGTCTCGTTATTATCAGACAGCCTCGTGGCCCAGACAATTCTAAG GGCTTCAATGTTGAGAGGAAACCCCGCCAACCTGGTGTTACTGACTGA